The Pyrus communis chromosome 2, drPyrComm1.1, whole genome shotgun sequence genome includes a window with the following:
- the LOC137726325 gene encoding cytochrome b561 domain-containing protein At4g18260-like → MQTSLKLASFAITTYYLLLLLLLPLVGCSFHEDVNQHSSHTNIKENIHKLSPRMTFNVTVHGLLAWFSIGFLMPLGILVIRMSVREERGTTRAKVLFYLHVILQVLSVLVATAGAVLSLRNFENSFNNHHQRLGLALYCSIWIQTLIGFFRPHRGKKEWSFWYLAHWMLGTVISLFGIINIYTGLEAYHKRTQGSSGLWTILFTAEVSFIAACYLFQDKRDYIQKQGVILSNLEQPITIRQQDEETAQRQQQIRRDLLPDQQPRGKVNALKNLFD, encoded by the exons ATGCAAACTTCTCTCAAACTAGCATCTTTTGCTATAACTACatattatcttcttcttcttcttcttcttccattaGTTGGCTGCTCATTTCATGAAGATGTCAACCAACACAGCAGTCACACGAACATAAAAGAAAACATTCACAAG CTGAGTCCACGAATGACGTTTAACGTTACAGTTCACGGCCTCCTCGCATGGTTTTCAATTGGCTTTTTGATGCCTCTTGGAATACTTGTAATTAGAATGTCTGTTAGAGAGGAACGTGGGACAACAAGAGCCAAAGTTCTCTTCTACCTCCATGTTATTTTGCAG GTGTTGTCAGTGCTTGTTGCCACAGCTGGAGCTGTGTTGTCCCTAAGAAACTTTGAGAACTCATTCAACAACCACCACCAGAGATTAGGTCTTGCACTTTATTGTTCGATATGGATACAAACCCTAATAGGATTTTTCAGGCCACATAG GGGAAAGAAAGAATGGAGTTTTTGGTACTTGGCACATTGGATGCTTGGGACAGTGATATCCTTGTTTGGGATAATCAACATCTACACTGGATTAGAAGCCTACCATAAGAGAACACAGGGAAGCTCAGGACTTTGGACTATTCTTTTCACAGCTGAGGTCTCCTTCATTGCTGCCTGTTATCTCTTCCAAGACAAAAGAGATTACATACAAAAGCAAGGAGTGATTTTGAGCAATCTTGAACAGCCAATCACAATCAGGCAACAAGATGAAGAAACTGCTCAAAGGCAGCAGCAAATTCGAAGGGACTTGTTGCCAGATCAGCAGCCACGTGGCAAAGTCAATGCACTCAAGAACTTGTTTGACTGA